From the Candidatus Alcyoniella australis genome, the window AGCACGATGCGGCGCATGGTGTCGCGGGCGCCCTCTTCAATGATGCGGATCTCGTCCTCCTGGTCCTGGAGGATCTTGGCGACCTCGATGTCCTCGATCTCTTTGGCGCGCTCGTCCTTTTCGATCCCCTTACGGCTGAAGACCTTGGCGTCGATCACGATGCCGCTGACGCCCGGCGAGACGCTGAGCGATGTATCGCGCACGTCGCCGGCCTTTTCGCCGAAGATCGCCCGCAGCAGCTTCTCCTCGGGGCTGAGCTGAGTCTCGCCCTTGGGAGTGATTTTGCCTACCAGGATGTCGTTGTGGTTGACCTCGGCGCCGATGCGGATAATGCCCGACTCGTCCAGGTCCTTCAGCGCCTCCTCGGAGACGTTGGGAATGTCGCGGGTGATCTCCTCGCGTCCGAGCTTGGTGTCGCGGCTGACGCACTCGAAGACCTCGACGTGGATGCTGGTGAAGCGATCCTCCTTGATCATCTTCTCGCTGATCAGGATCGAGTCCTCGTAGTTGTATCCGCTCCAGGGCATGAAGGCGACCATCACGTTCTGGCCCAGTGCCAGCTCGCCCATGTCGGTCGAGGGGCCGTCGGCGATGATCTGGCCGACGCGCACCCGCTCGCCCTTGTTGACGATCGGCTTTTGGTTGACGCAGGTGTTCTGGTTGGAGCGTTGGTATTTGATCAGATTGTAGATGTCGACCCCGGCCTCGAGCTCGCTCTTCTCGCGCTCGTTGACCTTGATCACGATCCTGCCGGCGTCGACGCTTTCGACCAAGCCGCCGCGGAGGGCGATGACGGTCACGCCCGAGTCCTGGGCCACGACCTTCTCCATGCCGGTGCCGACCAGCGGAGCGCGGGTCTTGAGCAGCGGCACGGCCTGGCGCTGCATGTTCGATCCCATCAGCGCGCGGTTGGCGTCGTCGTGCTCCAAAAACGGGATCAGGCTCGCCGCCACCGACACCAGCTGGTGCGGTGAGACGTCCATCAGGTCGACCTCTTCGCGCGGTACGATCACCACGTCCGAGGAGCGGCGCGCGGTGATCAGCTCGCGGGTAAAGCGGCTGTTATCGTCAAGCGGCGCGTTGGCCTGAGCGATGGTGTGGTTCTCCTCCTTGAGCGCGGAAAGGAACTCCACATCCTCGGTCACCTGTCCCTTTTCGGTATCGACCTTGCGGTACGGGGTCTCGATGAAGCCGTACTCGTCGATACGCGCAAAGGTCGAGAGGCTGGCGATCAGTCCGATGTTCGGACCCTCGGGGGTCTCGACCGGACAGACGCGGCCGTAATGCGTGGTGTGCACGTCGCGCACCTCGAACCCGGCGCGCTCGCGGGTCAGACCTCCGGGTCCCAGGGCGCTGAGGCGCCGCTTGTGGGTGATCTCGGACAGCGGATTGGTCTGGTCCATGAACTGCGAGAGTTGCGAGGAGCCGAAGAACTCCTTGATCACCGCGCTGACCGGCTTGGCGTTGATCAGGTCGTGCGGCATCAGGGTGTCGATCTCCTGCAGGCTCATCCGCTCGCGGATCGCACGCTCCATGCGCACCAGGCCGATGCGGTACTGATTCTCGACCAGCTCGCCCACGGCGCGCACGCGACGGTTGCCCAGATGATCGATGTCGTCGGTCTCGCCCGAGCCCTCTTTGAGGTTCACCAGGTAGAAGACCACGGCCAAAATGTCCTCGCGGTCCAGCGTCTGGCGTTCCAGCGGCTCATCCCGGCCGAGCTTGAAGTTCATCTTCACCCGGCCGACCTTGCTCAGATCGTAGCGCTCGGGATTGAAGAACAGATTGTTGAACAGCGAATTGGAGGTCTCCAGGGTCGGCGGATCGCCGGGCCGCAGCCGTTTGTAGATCTCGACCTTGGCTTCCAGCGGCGAGGTGACCTTGTCGTTGGCCAATGTGTCGCGCAGGGTCGGGCTGGGGCTCGTCTGTCCGGACCACAGCAGGCCGAACTGCGGAATCGAGCGCTCGATGATCAGGCTGAACGCCTGGTCGCTGATCTCCTCGGAGCATTCGAGCAGCACCTCGCCGGTCTCGGGATCGACGATGTCGTAGGCCGCATGGCGACCGATCACCGCGCTCTCGCCGATGGGGATCCACTCGACCTTGGCCTTCTGGATCTCGGCCAATGCCGCGCGGTTGACCCGCCGGCCGCGCTTGACGATCACTTCGCCGCTCTTGGGATGCTTGATCTCCTTGGTCGCCATCTGGCCGCGAAGGGCCTGGGGCACGACCTTCTTGATCATCCGTCCCGGACCCTCGAAGCGCACTTCCTCGATATCGTAGTTGGTGCCGTAGTAGCGATGGAGGATCTCGCTCGGGGTGTATTCCAGG encodes:
- the rpoB gene encoding DNA-directed RNA polymerase subunit beta — encoded protein: MAGQLAFEKRLRKSFAQIEQIIDIPNLIEIQNKSYRDFLQDHLAPDQREDIGLQAVFKSVFPIKDFNGTSSLEFVEYSLETPKYDVLECRQRGMTYAAPFKVKIRLVVWDIQEKTGSTSIRDVKEQEVYFGEIPLMTENGTFIINGTERVIVSQLHRSPGVFFDHDKGKTHSSGKLLYNARIIPYRGSWVDFEFDSKDILYVRIDRRRKMPATILLKALEYTPSEILHRYYGTNYDIEEVRFEGPGRMIKKVVPQALRGQMATKEIKHPKSGEVIVKRGRRVNRAALAEIQKAKVEWIPIGESAVIGRHAAYDIVDPETGEVLLECSEEISDQAFSLIIERSIPQFGLLWSGQTSPSPTLRDTLANDKVTSPLEAKVEIYKRLRPGDPPTLETSNSLFNNLFFNPERYDLSKVGRVKMNFKLGRDEPLERQTLDREDILAVVFYLVNLKEGSGETDDIDHLGNRRVRAVGELVENQYRIGLVRMERAIRERMSLQEIDTLMPHDLINAKPVSAVIKEFFGSSQLSQFMDQTNPLSEITHKRRLSALGPGGLTRERAGFEVRDVHTTHYGRVCPVETPEGPNIGLIASLSTFARIDEYGFIETPYRKVDTEKGQVTEDVEFLSALKEENHTIAQANAPLDDNSRFTRELITARRSSDVVIVPREEVDLMDVSPHQLVSVAASLIPFLEHDDANRALMGSNMQRQAVPLLKTRAPLVGTGMEKVVAQDSGVTVIALRGGLVESVDAGRIVIKVNEREKSELEAGVDIYNLIKYQRSNQNTCVNQKPIVNKGERVRVGQIIADGPSTDMGELALGQNVMVAFMPWSGYNYEDSILISEKMIKEDRFTSIHVEVFECVSRDTKLGREEITRDIPNVSEEALKDLDESGIIRIGAEVNHNDILVGKITPKGETQLSPEEKLLRAIFGEKAGDVRDTSLSVSPGVSGIVIDAKVFSRKGIEKDERAKEIEDIEVAKILQDQEDEIRIIEEGARDTMRRIVLNKTLSANLSDAGGRKVLFKKGIKISPAVFDEIPTSALRDLSLKEDQAEAKVRKSIEQLDQQIDLVRIVFNNKIGKLKKSDEMAPGVIKMVKVYVAIKRRLSVGDKMAGRHGNKGVLSRIVPTEDMPYMEDGTPIDMVLNPLGVPSRMNVGQILETHLGWAAHALGEQIDRQIAANWSGDAMRKQLKTIYDSPSIRKMLDEASSDEIIELCKQIGDGVLMASPVFDGAPEGEIKKYLKLASLPTSGQATLFDGRSGEPFDHDVTVGVMYMMKLHHLVDDKIHARSIGPYSLVTQQPLGGKAQFGGQRLGEMEVWAMEAYGAGYALQECLTVKSDDVAGRARMYESVVKGDCTLEPGLPESFKVMIKELQSLGLDVELIEEQEEDYEGASSEPSRPASSSSKL